A single genomic interval of Brevibacillus brevis harbors:
- the nagB gene encoding glucosamine-6-phosphate deaminase yields MKLVIVKDYTELSRKAAEMLVSEVKANPKTVFGLATGGTPVGMYRELIKLSQAENIDFSQASSFNLDEYVGLSSTHPQSYRSYMQENLFNHINIPEEKTHVPVGNTTDHLAECARYEEAIRLAGGIDIQVLGIGNNGHIGFNEPGSPADSLTRVVQLTDSTIEANARYFDSVDQVPTQAVSMGIKTILGAKKVVLLASGEAKAEAVRLMLEGDSTADVPASLLQLHRDVTVIVDQEAASKLTTSVLAGTKPSGS; encoded by the coding sequence ATGAAGCTCGTGATTGTGAAAGATTACACGGAGCTCAGCAGAAAAGCTGCTGAAATGCTCGTAAGCGAAGTAAAAGCAAATCCGAAGACCGTCTTTGGCCTTGCAACTGGAGGCACACCAGTAGGGATGTACCGTGAGCTGATCAAGCTGTCGCAAGCAGAGAACATCGATTTTTCGCAAGCGAGCAGCTTTAATCTGGATGAATACGTCGGACTTTCCTCGACGCATCCGCAGAGCTATCGCTCGTATATGCAAGAAAACTTGTTCAATCACATCAATATTCCTGAGGAGAAAACACATGTGCCAGTTGGGAATACGACAGATCATTTGGCAGAGTGTGCCCGCTATGAGGAAGCGATTCGTTTGGCAGGGGGGATCGACATCCAGGTGCTGGGGATCGGCAATAATGGCCATATTGGCTTCAACGAGCCTGGCTCCCCTGCCGACTCATTGACACGCGTGGTCCAGCTCACTGACAGCACGATCGAAGCAAATGCCCGCTATTTTGATAGTGTGGACCAGGTTCCGACTCAGGCTGTTTCCATGGGGATCAAGACGATTCTTGGCGCTAAAAAAGTCGTACTTCTCGCAAGTGGAGAGGCAAAGGCGGAGGCAGTGCGATTGATGCTGGAGGGTGATTCCACAGCAGATGTACCAGCTTCCTTATTGCAATTGCATCGGGATGTAACAGTCATTGTAGATCAGGAAGCAGCGAGCAAGCTGACAACCTCCGTACTGGCAGGAACGAAACCAAGCGGCAGCTAA
- a CDS encoding MurR/RpiR family transcriptional regulator — translation MVKQQEELSHPLTATITKTNTLLHIQSLLPSFTKSEQKVAHIVLQQTDSVIYSSVIDLAEKAGVGETTVLRFCRKIGFHGYQEFKLALAQELVNPVKNLHGEVGEDDSLEIITHKVTATNQQAIGDTSALFQIEQLERCVDLLQKANTIHFYGVGTSAVTAQDAKYTFLRIGLRVDAFNESHLQAMAAATLGPGDVAIGLSVSGSTKDTIDSLKVAKQAGATCICLTHYRRSPITNVADITLLTAAQEGPLQGGSLAAKIAQLHVLDVISTTITMRNKEKALLYKERTAKAVLERKY, via the coding sequence ATGGTGAAACAGCAAGAGGAGCTGTCCCATCCATTGACAGCTACCATCACAAAGACAAATACGCTTTTGCATATTCAGAGTCTCCTTCCCTCCTTTACGAAATCGGAGCAAAAGGTTGCCCATATCGTCTTACAGCAGACAGACAGCGTGATTTATTCATCAGTGATTGACCTTGCCGAAAAGGCGGGGGTGGGTGAGACGACCGTTTTGCGATTTTGCAGGAAAATAGGCTTTCATGGTTATCAGGAATTCAAGCTGGCATTGGCGCAGGAATTGGTCAATCCAGTCAAAAACTTGCATGGCGAAGTAGGAGAAGACGATTCACTGGAGATTATCACGCACAAAGTAACAGCAACTAATCAACAGGCGATCGGGGATACCTCGGCTCTGTTTCAGATCGAACAGTTGGAGCGCTGTGTAGACCTATTGCAAAAAGCAAACACGATCCATTTTTACGGGGTAGGCACGTCAGCGGTAACAGCCCAGGATGCCAAGTACACGTTTTTGCGGATCGGGCTTCGAGTGGACGCTTTTAATGAATCGCATCTGCAAGCGATGGCTGCAGCGACTCTGGGACCGGGGGATGTCGCAATCGGGTTGTCTGTATCAGGCAGTACGAAAGACACGATTGATTCATTGAAAGTCGCCAAGCAGGCAGGCGCAACTTGCATTTGCCTGACGCACTATCGACGCTCACCGATTACGAATGTAGCGGACATTACACTTCTGACCGCAGCGCAAGAAGGTCCGTTGCAGGGCGGCTCTCTCGCAGCAAAAATTGCACAGTTGCATGTACTGGATGTCATTAGTACGACAATCACGATGCGCAACAAGGAAAAGGCCCTTTTATATAAAGAGAGAACAGCGAAGGCTGTCCTAGAGAGAAAGTATTAA